One region of Streptomyces rishiriensis genomic DNA includes:
- the crgA gene encoding cell division protein CrgA, which translates to MPKSRIRKKADYTPPPAKQATAIKLNSRAWVAPVMLAMFLIGLAWIVVFYVTDGSLPIDKLDNWNIVVGFGFIAAGFGVSTQWK; encoded by the coding sequence GTGCCGAAGTCACGTATCCGCAAGAAGGCCGACTACACGCCGCCCCCGGCGAAGCAGGCGACCGCCATCAAGCTGAACAGCCGTGCCTGGGTCGCGCCGGTGATGCTGGCCATGTTCCTCATCGGACTCGCCTGGATCGTGGTCTTCTACGTCACCGACGGCTCGCTGCCCATCGACAAGCTGGACAACTGGAACATCGTCGTGGGCTTCGGGTTCATCGCGGCCGGATTCGGCGTCTCCACGCAGTGGAAGTAG
- a CDS encoding class E sortase, with product MRVIVRTFSELCITVGTVIVLFVGYALFWTGVQADRVMGDQIDDLHDQWAQGTVGPAPGASATARPTPYRSGKPFAVMYIPRLGFTWNKPVLEGTATGTLKKGLGHYAGSARLGQTGNFSVAGHRRTYGDPFKDFPQLRRGDAVVLTDGTTWFTYRVDKGPYKTVPSDVEVIDAVPRKSGYTRPGRYLTLTTCDPEWGHSHRLIVWAHLDSTQPVEAGEPKALRR from the coding sequence GTGCGGGTGATCGTCAGGACGTTCAGCGAGCTGTGCATCACCGTCGGCACCGTCATCGTCCTCTTCGTCGGCTACGCGCTGTTCTGGACCGGCGTACAGGCCGACCGCGTCATGGGCGACCAGATCGACGACCTGCACGACCAGTGGGCACAGGGAACGGTCGGCCCCGCCCCCGGCGCGAGCGCCACCGCGCGGCCGACGCCGTACCGCAGCGGCAAGCCCTTCGCGGTGATGTACATCCCACGTCTTGGTTTCACGTGGAACAAGCCGGTGCTCGAAGGAACGGCGACCGGCACCCTGAAGAAGGGGCTGGGGCACTACGCGGGCAGCGCGCGGCTCGGGCAGACCGGGAACTTCTCCGTCGCGGGTCACCGCCGTACCTATGGTGACCCCTTCAAGGACTTTCCCCAGCTCAGGCGGGGGGACGCGGTGGTCCTGACGGACGGGACGACCTGGTTCACGTATCGCGTCGACAAGGGGCCTTACAAAACCGTGCCCTCGGACGTCGAGGTGATCGACGCTGTGCCACGTAAGTCGGGGTACACGCGTCCGGGCCGGTACCTGACGTTGACCACGTGCGATCCGGAATGGGGGCACAGTCACCGGCTGATCGTCTGGGCGCACCTCGACTCCACACAGCCCGTGGAGGCAGGCGAACCGAAGGCCCTGCGCCGCTAG
- a CDS encoding class E sortase: MTALRPEREDSYGTASYESFGGDAYGAGPYSGEPFQQPADEETVALRIPPPATFGRGPLSASGASASSPAPGTPAGGRAARRKAAKGRRGRHGGSDEVSESYNGADAPSQGERPLSRVEARRRQRARKPSAAVVASRAVGEVFITTGVLMLLFVTYQLWWTNVRAHAQADKEASSLQDDWANGKGAPGVFSPGQGFAILHIPKLDVVVPIAEGISNKKVLDKGMVGHYGESPLQTAMPDAKTGNFGLAGHRNTHGEPFRYINRLQAGDDIVVETQDEYFVYKMASSLPVTAPSNTSVLDPVPPESGFTGPGRYITLTTCTPEFTSKYRLIVWGKMVEERPRSKGKPDALVE, translated from the coding sequence GTGACCGCGCTGCGCCCCGAGCGTGAGGACTCGTACGGCACGGCGTCGTACGAGTCGTTCGGCGGTGACGCCTACGGAGCCGGTCCCTACTCCGGGGAGCCGTTCCAGCAGCCGGCCGACGAGGAGACGGTGGCGCTGCGGATACCGCCGCCGGCCACGTTCGGCCGTGGCCCCCTGTCCGCTTCTGGCGCCTCCGCCTCCTCTCCCGCCCCTGGAACGCCCGCGGGTGGCCGAGCGGCCCGCAGAAAGGCCGCCAAGGGCCGCCGTGGCCGTCACGGGGGCTCGGACGAGGTCTCCGAGTCGTACAACGGGGCCGACGCGCCGTCGCAGGGCGAGCGGCCGCTGTCACGCGTCGAGGCGCGCCGTCGGCAGCGGGCCCGTAAGCCGAGCGCCGCCGTGGTCGCCAGCCGGGCGGTCGGCGAGGTGTTCATCACCACGGGCGTGCTGATGCTGCTGTTCGTCACCTACCAGCTGTGGTGGACGAACGTCCGGGCGCACGCGCAGGCCGACAAGGAGGCCAGCAGCCTCCAGGACGACTGGGCCAACGGCAAGGGCGCCCCCGGGGTGTTCTCGCCGGGGCAGGGCTTCGCCATCCTGCACATCCCGAAGCTGGACGTGGTGGTGCCGATCGCCGAGGGCATCAGCAACAAGAAGGTGCTCGACAAGGGCATGGTCGGGCACTACGGCGAGAGCCCGCTGCAGACGGCGATGCCCGACGCGAAGACCGGCAACTTCGGGCTCGCGGGCCACCGCAACACGCACGGCGAGCCGTTCCGCTACATCAACCGGCTCCAGGCGGGCGACGACATCGTCGTCGAGACGCAGGACGAGTACTTCGTCTACAAGATGGCGTCCTCGCTGCCGGTGACCGCGCCCAGCAACACGAGCGTCCTCGACCCCGTGCCGCCGGAGTCCGGATTCACCGGACCGGGCCGGTACATCACCCTGACCACCTGCACCCCGGAGTTCACCAGCAAGTACCGCTTGATCGTCTGGGGCAAGATGGTCGAGGAACGGCCGCGCAGCAAGGGCAAGCCGGATGCGCTCGTCGAGTAG
- a CDS encoding aminodeoxychorismate/anthranilate synthase component II, with protein MSARILVVDNYDSFVFNLVQYLYQLGAECEVLRNDEVSTAHAQDGFDGVLLSPGPGTPEQAGVCVEMVRHCAATGVPVFGVCLGMQSMQVAYGGVVDRAPELLHGKTSPVEHEGRGVFAGLPTPFTATRYHSLAAEPATVPAELEVTARTHDGIIMGLRHRELPVEGVQFHPESVLTEHGHRMLANWLVECGDQGAVARSAGLAPVVGRATA; from the coding sequence GTGAGCGCGCGCATCCTTGTCGTCGACAACTACGACAGCTTCGTCTTCAACCTGGTCCAGTACCTGTACCAGCTGGGCGCCGAGTGCGAGGTCCTGCGCAACGACGAGGTCTCCACGGCCCACGCGCAGGACGGCTTCGACGGCGTGCTGCTCTCCCCCGGGCCCGGTACGCCCGAACAGGCCGGCGTCTGCGTCGAGATGGTCCGGCACTGCGCGGCCACCGGTGTGCCCGTCTTCGGCGTCTGCCTGGGCATGCAGTCGATGCAGGTGGCGTACGGCGGTGTCGTGGACCGGGCGCCGGAACTGCTGCACGGCAAGACCTCGCCGGTGGAGCACGAGGGCAGGGGCGTCTTCGCCGGCCTGCCGACTCCCTTCACGGCGACCCGCTACCACTCGCTGGCCGCCGAGCCGGCGACGGTCCCGGCCGAGCTCGAGGTCACGGCCCGTACGCACGACGGGATCATCATGGGGCTGCGCCACCGTGAACTGCCCGTCGAGGGCGTCCAGTTCCATCCCGAGTCGGTGCTGACCGAGCACGGGCACCGGATGCTGGCCAACTGGCTGGTGGAGTGCGGCGACCAGGGCGCGGTGGCGAGGTCGGCGGGGCTCGCCCCGGTGGTGGGCAGGGCCACGGCGTGA
- a CDS encoding peptidoglycan D,D-transpeptidase FtsI family protein gives MNKPLRRIAIFCGLLVLTLLLRDNYLQYVKADSLAGDTKNRRVNITRYSTPRGNIIVDGKAITGSVETTGDYKYKRTWSNGAMWAPVTGYSSQAFGANQLERLEDGILSGNDDRLFFRNTLDMITGKEKEGGSVVTTLNAAAQKAAYNGLGDKKGAVAAIEPSTGKILALVSTPSYDPSKFAGSSDADAEAWNAVQKKNDPDDPMLNRALRETYPPGSTFKVVTAAAALENGEVSGVDEKTDTPDPFPLPLSTSKLTNEHGDCENATLRYALMVSCNTVFAKMADNVGNEKMIEQAEKFGFNETELDTPVRAAKSTFPEDNRPQNALDGIGQGSNAATPLQMAMVASAVANDGKLMKPYMVDQLKAPNLDTLETTEPQQLSQAVSSKTAQALQEMMETVVNDPQGTGGKAKIDGVTVGGKTGTAQHGLNNSEKPYAWFISYAKLSDGSAPVAVAVVVEDGAADRGDITGGGLAGPIARNVMKAVIDSKK, from the coding sequence ATGAACAAGCCCCTGCGCCGGATCGCGATCTTCTGCGGCCTCCTGGTCCTCACCCTGCTGCTGCGGGACAACTACCTCCAGTACGTCAAGGCGGACAGCCTCGCCGGCGACACCAAGAACCGCCGCGTCAACATCACTCGCTACTCCACCCCGCGCGGCAACATCATCGTCGACGGCAAGGCCATCACCGGCTCGGTCGAGACCACCGGCGACTACAAGTACAAGCGCACCTGGTCCAACGGCGCGATGTGGGCGCCGGTCACCGGTTACTCCTCGCAGGCCTTCGGCGCCAACCAGCTGGAGAGGCTCGAGGACGGCATCCTCAGCGGCAACGACGACCGGCTCTTCTTCCGCAACACCCTGGACATGATCACGGGCAAGGAGAAGGAGGGCGGCAGCGTCGTCACCACCCTCAACGCCGCCGCGCAGAAGGCCGCGTACAACGGCCTGGGCGACAAGAAGGGCGCGGTCGCCGCGATCGAGCCGTCCACCGGCAAGATCCTCGCGCTGGTCTCCACTCCGTCGTACGACCCGTCGAAGTTCGCCGGTTCCTCCGACGCGGACGCCGAGGCGTGGAACGCGGTCCAGAAGAAGAACGACCCCGACGACCCGATGCTCAACCGCGCGCTGCGCGAGACCTACCCGCCGGGCTCCACGTTCAAGGTGGTCACGGCCGCCGCGGCACTGGAGAACGGCGAGGTCTCCGGCGTCGACGAGAAGACCGACACCCCGGACCCGTTCCCGCTGCCGCTGTCCACGAGCAAGCTCACCAACGAGCACGGCGACTGCGAGAACGCCACGCTGCGCTACGCGCTCATGGTGTCCTGCAACACCGTCTTCGCGAAGATGGCCGACAACGTCGGCAACGAGAAGATGATCGAGCAGGCGGAGAAGTTCGGCTTCAACGAGACCGAGCTGGACACTCCGGTGCGGGCCGCCAAGTCCACCTTCCCCGAGGACAACCGGCCGCAGAACGCCCTGGACGGCATCGGCCAGGGTTCCAACGCGGCCACCCCGCTCCAGATGGCCATGGTCGCCTCGGCGGTCGCCAACGACGGCAAGCTGATGAAGCCGTACATGGTCGACCAGCTCAAGGCCCCGAACCTGGACACCCTGGAGACGACGGAGCCCCAGCAGCTGTCCCAGGCCGTCTCGTCCAAGACGGCGCAGGCCCTGCAGGAAATGATGGAGACGGTCGTCAACGACCCGCAGGGCACCGGTGGCAAGGCCAAGATCGACGGTGTCACCGTCGGCGGCAAGACCGGTACCGCCCAGCACGGTCTCAACAACAGCGAGAAGCCGTACGCCTGGTTCATCTCGTACGCGAAGCTGTCCGACGGCAGCGCGCCGGTCGCGGTCGCCGTCGTCGTCGAGGACGGTGCCGCCGACCGCGGCGACATCACCGGCGGCGGTCTGGCCGGCCCGATCGCGAGGAACGTGATGAAGGCAGTCATCGACAGCAAGAAGTGA
- a CDS encoding FtsW/RodA/SpoVE family cell cycle protein, producing MSSTTNSPTHHTSTIGSIGTPSRRNTELALLVFAVLIPVFAYANVGLAINEQVPSGLLSYGLGLGLLAGVAHLVVRKFAPYADPLLLPVATLLNGLGLVAIWRLDQSKLLQRIEQAGTAAPRQLLYTAMGIALFVVVLVFLKDHRVLQRYTYISMVGAIFLLLLPLVPGLGQNIYGAKIWISVAGFSIQPGEFAKIVLAIFFAGYLMVKRDALALASRRVLGLYLPRGRDLGPIIVVWIISILILVFETDLGTSLLFFGMFVIMLYVATERTSWIVFGMLMSAAGAVGVAQFESHVQQRVQAWLDPMKEYKLSQEGVVGHSEQAMQALWAFGSGGTLGTGWGQGHSELIKFAANSDFILATFGEELGLAGIMALLLLYGLIVERGVRTALAARDPFGKLLAIGLSGAFALQVFVVAGGVMGLIPLTGMTMPFLAYGGSSVIANWALIGILIRISDTARRPAPAPASNPDAEMTQVVRPS from the coding sequence ATGAGCAGTACTACCAACTCGCCGACGCACCACACGTCAACGATCGGCTCGATCGGCACCCCGAGCCGGCGCAACACCGAGCTCGCGCTCCTGGTGTTCGCCGTCCTGATCCCGGTCTTCGCCTACGCCAACGTGGGCCTCGCCATCAACGAGCAGGTGCCGTCCGGCCTTCTGAGCTACGGTCTCGGCCTCGGTCTGCTGGCCGGCGTCGCGCACCTCGTCGTGCGCAAGTTCGCGCCGTACGCGGACCCGTTGCTGCTGCCGGTGGCCACGCTGCTGAACGGGCTCGGGCTCGTCGCCATCTGGCGGCTGGACCAGTCCAAGCTGCTGCAGCGGATCGAGCAGGCCGGTACCGCCGCGCCGCGACAGCTGCTGTACACGGCGATGGGCATCGCGCTGTTCGTCGTGGTGCTGGTCTTCCTCAAGGACCACCGCGTCCTCCAGCGCTACACCTACATCTCCATGGTCGGCGCGATCTTCCTGCTGCTGCTGCCGCTCGTGCCGGGCCTCGGCCAGAACATCTACGGCGCCAAGATCTGGATCTCGGTGGCCGGTTTCTCCATCCAGCCCGGTGAGTTCGCCAAGATCGTGCTGGCGATCTTCTTCGCCGGCTATCTGATGGTGAAGCGCGACGCGCTCGCCCTGGCCAGCCGCCGGGTGCTCGGCCTGTACCTGCCGCGCGGCCGCGACCTCGGCCCGATCATCGTCGTCTGGATCATCTCGATCCTGATCCTGGTCTTCGAGACGGACCTCGGCACCTCGCTGCTGTTCTTCGGAATGTTCGTCATCATGCTGTACGTCGCCACCGAGCGGACCAGCTGGATCGTCTTCGGCATGCTGATGTCCGCGGCCGGCGCGGTCGGCGTGGCCCAGTTCGAGAGCCACGTCCAGCAGCGTGTCCAGGCCTGGCTCGACCCGATGAAGGAGTACAAGCTCTCCCAGGAGGGCGTCGTCGGCCACTCCGAGCAGGCCATGCAGGCCCTGTGGGCGTTCGGCTCCGGCGGCACCCTCGGCACCGGCTGGGGCCAGGGCCACTCCGAGCTGATCAAGTTCGCCGCCAACTCCGACTTCATCCTCGCCACCTTCGGCGAGGAACTCGGCCTGGCCGGCATCATGGCGCTGCTGCTGCTGTACGGCCTGATCGTGGAGCGCGGCGTGCGGACCGCCCTCGCCGCCCGCGACCCCTTCGGCAAGCTGCTGGCCATCGGCCTCTCCGGCGCCTTCGCCCTCCAGGTGTTCGTCGTCGCCGGCGGTGTGATGGGACTCATCCCGCTCACCGGTATGACGATGCCCTTCCTGGCCTACGGCGGTTCGTCCGTCATCGCCAACTGGGCGCTGATCGGCATCCTGATCCGCATCAGTGACACCGCGCGCCGCCCGGCGCCCGCCCCCGCCTCGAACCCCGACGCCGAGATGACCCAGGTGGTCCGCCCGTCATGA
- the pknB gene encoding Stk1 family PASTA domain-containing Ser/Thr kinase translates to MEEPRRLGGRYELGHVLGRGGMAEVYLAHDTRLGRTVAVKTLRADLARDPSFQARFRREAQSAASLNHPAIVAVYDTGEDYIDGVSIPYIVMEYVDGSTLRELLHSGRKLLPERTLEMTIGILQALEYSHRAGIVHRDIKPANVMLTRNGQVKVMDFGIARAMGDSGMTMTQTSAVIGTAQYLSPEQAKGEQVDARSDLYSSGCLLYELLTVRPPFVGDSPVAVAYQHVREEPQPPSVFDPEITPEMDAIVLKALVKDPNYRYQSADEMRLDIEACLDGQPVGATAAMGSVGYGGYGDDQATTAMRSADAGATSMLPPMNADDGGYGYDDRPDRRRQKKSNVSTILLVLAAVLVLVGAVLIGKWVFSGGVNNESVAVPNLVGQVQADAEKQLTNSDLKLGTVTQKPCADQSKGKVCDQDPDAATKVDKDSTVNLVVSTGAPKVAVPSVLGKSLEDAKALLEGDQYALVVETKRQVSTEKEGTVLEQSLELGKEVEKGTTITLTIAKAEEKATVPDVSNKSCDEAKAQMEQNDLKGNCVEVDTQDQNQVGKVIQTVPAIGSQADKDSTVQIQIGKSTQTQVPSNLQGMTVKDAKQALQNAGLTVGNITGNSDDDAQVISSDPAPGSTVNKGQTVNLVAFKNGGNNGGNNGGTTFFGGTSG, encoded by the coding sequence ATGGAAGAGCCGCGTCGCCTCGGCGGCCGGTACGAGCTGGGCCACGTGCTCGGGCGTGGTGGCATGGCGGAGGTCTATCTCGCGCATGACACCCGCCTCGGCCGCACCGTGGCGGTGAAGACGCTGCGCGCGGACCTCGCGCGCGACCCTTCCTTCCAGGCCCGGTTCCGCCGGGAGGCCCAGTCTGCCGCCTCGCTCAACCACCCCGCGATCGTCGCGGTCTACGACACGGGCGAGGACTACATCGACGGGGTCTCGATCCCGTACATCGTCATGGAGTACGTCGACGGTTCCACGCTCCGCGAGCTGCTCCACTCCGGCCGCAAGCTGCTGCCGGAGCGGACGCTCGAAATGACGATCGGCATCCTCCAAGCCCTGGAGTACTCGCACAGAGCCGGCATCGTCCACCGTGACATCAAGCCCGCGAACGTCATGCTGACGCGCAACGGCCAGGTCAAGGTCATGGACTTCGGCATCGCCCGCGCGATGGGCGACTCCGGGATGACGATGACCCAGACGTCCGCGGTCATCGGCACGGCCCAGTACCTCTCGCCGGAACAGGCCAAGGGCGAGCAGGTCGACGCGCGCTCCGACCTGTACTCGTCGGGCTGTCTGCTCTACGAGCTGCTGACGGTCCGCCCGCCGTTCGTCGGGGACTCCCCGGTGGCGGTGGCCTACCAGCACGTCCGCGAGGAGCCGCAGCCCCCGAGCGTCTTCGACCCCGAGATCACCCCCGAGATGGACGCCATCGTCCTGAAGGCGCTGGTCAAGGACCCGAACTACCGTTACCAGTCCGCCGACGAGATGCGCCTGGACATCGAGGCCTGCCTCGACGGGCAGCCGGTCGGCGCGACGGCGGCGATGGGCTCGGTCGGCTACGGCGGCTACGGCGACGACCAGGCGACCACGGCCATGCGCTCCGCGGACGCCGGCGCCACGTCGATGCTGCCGCCCATGAATGCGGACGACGGCGGCTACGGCTACGACGACCGCCCCGACCGGCGCCGTCAGAAGAAGTCCAACGTCTCGACGATCCTGCTGGTCCTCGCCGCCGTGCTGGTGCTCGTCGGCGCGGTGCTGATCGGCAAGTGGGTGTTCAGCGGCGGCGTGAACAACGAGTCGGTGGCCGTCCCCAACCTGGTCGGCCAGGTCCAGGCCGACGCCGAGAAACAGCTGACCAACAGCGACCTCAAACTGGGCACGGTCACCCAGAAGCCCTGCGCGGACCAGAGCAAGGGCAAGGTCTGCGACCAGGACCCCGACGCCGCGACCAAGGTCGACAAGGACTCCACCGTCAACCTCGTCGTGTCGACCGGGGCGCCCAAGGTGGCGGTGCCGAGTGTCCTCGGCAAGAGCCTGGAAGACGCCAAGGCGCTCCTGGAGGGCGACCAGTACGCGCTCGTCGTCGAGACGAAGCGGCAGGTGTCCACCGAGAAGGAGGGCACGGTCCTGGAGCAGAGCCTGGAGCTCGGCAAGGAGGTGGAGAAGGGGACCACCATCACCCTCACCATCGCCAAGGCCGAGGAGAAGGCGACCGTCCCCGACGTCTCCAACAAGAGCTGCGACGAGGCGAAGGCGCAGATGGAGCAGAACGACCTCAAGGGCAACTGCGTCGAGGTCGACACCCAGGACCAGAACCAGGTCGGCAAGGTCATCCAGACCGTTCCGGCGATCGGCTCCCAGGCCGACAAGGACTCCACGGTCCAGATCCAGATCGGCAAGAGCACCCAGACCCAGGTCCCGTCCAACCTCCAGGGCATGACCGTGAAGGACGCCAAGCAGGCACTCCAGAACGCGGGTCTGACCGTCGGCAACATCACCGGCAACTCGGACGACGACGCCCAGGTCATCAGCTCGGACCCGGCCCCCGGCAGCACCGTCAACAAGGGGCAGACGGTCAATCTGGTCGCCTTCAAGAACGGCGGCAACAACGGCGGCAACAACGGCGGGACCACCTTCTTCGGTGGGACCAGCGGTTAG
- a CDS encoding peptidylprolyl isomerase, protein MAEHLYATLKTNHGDIEIRLFPDHAPKTVKNFVDLATGEREWVNPATGVRSKDRLYDGTVFHRVISGFMIQGGDPLGNGTGDPGYQFEDEFHPDLRFDRPYLLAMANSGPATNGSQFFITVSPTAWLTRKHTIFGEVVSPAGQKVVDAIAAAQTNPRTDRPLKDVVIESVVVESRKG, encoded by the coding sequence GTGGCCGAGCACCTGTACGCCACCCTGAAGACCAACCACGGCGACATCGAGATCCGGCTCTTCCCGGACCACGCCCCGAAGACGGTCAAGAACTTCGTCGACCTGGCCACCGGCGAGCGTGAGTGGGTCAACCCGGCGACCGGCGTGCGGTCCAAGGACAGGCTGTACGACGGCACGGTCTTCCACCGGGTCATCAGCGGATTCATGATCCAGGGCGGCGACCCGCTGGGCAACGGCACCGGCGACCCCGGCTACCAGTTCGAGGACGAGTTCCACCCCGACCTGCGTTTCGACAGGCCCTACCTGCTGGCCATGGCCAACTCCGGGCCGGCCACCAACGGCTCGCAGTTCTTCATCACCGTCTCCCCGACGGCCTGGCTGACCCGCAAGCACACCATCTTCGGCGAGGTCGTCTCACCGGCCGGACAGAAGGTCGTGGACGCGATCGCGGCCGCCCAGACCAACCCGCGCACCGACCGTCCGCTGAAGGACGTCGTCATCGAATCGGTCGTGGTCGAGAGCCGCAAGGGCTGA
- a CDS encoding DUF881 domain-containing protein: MSNSADSPGTGTTGSDPESAGDSPSASDRRGGFRPVRVLTVGVFALAGLLFFTSFDTAKGTNIRTDASLLKLSDLIQERSQKNGELDETNGALRDDVESLAEADDGSTRAQDDKLAGLEKDAGTQKVKGEAITVTLNDAPPNATAKLPGYPEPQPDYLVIHQQDLQAVVNALWQGGAEGIKVMDQRLISTSAVRCVGNTLILQGRVYSPPYKIQAVGDPERLQQALAEAPAIQNYMVYVNVYGLGWKVTEDGAVTLPGYSGTVDLHYAKPVQ; the protein is encoded by the coding sequence TTGAGCAATTCTGCCGACTCCCCCGGGACAGGTACAACGGGTTCCGACCCCGAGTCCGCCGGCGACTCTCCCTCCGCCTCCGACCGACGGGGCGGTTTCCGGCCCGTGCGGGTCCTCACCGTGGGTGTCTTCGCACTCGCCGGCCTGCTCTTCTTCACCAGCTTCGACACGGCCAAGGGCACCAACATCCGCACGGACGCCTCCCTGCTCAAGCTGTCCGACCTCATCCAGGAGCGCAGCCAGAAGAACGGCGAGCTGGACGAGACGAACGGGGCGCTGCGCGACGACGTCGAGTCGCTGGCCGAGGCCGACGACGGCAGCACCCGGGCCCAGGACGACAAACTCGCGGGACTGGAGAAGGACGCAGGGACCCAGAAGGTCAAGGGCGAGGCCATCACGGTCACCCTCAACGACGCCCCGCCGAACGCCACCGCCAAGCTCCCCGGCTACCCCGAGCCGCAGCCCGACTACCTGGTCATCCACCAGCAGGACCTCCAGGCCGTGGTGAACGCGCTCTGGCAGGGCGGCGCCGAGGGTATCAAGGTCATGGACCAGCGGCTGATCTCCACCAGCGCCGTGCGCTGTGTCGGCAACACCCTGATCCTCCAGGGCCGCGTCTACTCACCGCCGTACAAGATCCAGGCGGTGGGTGACCCGGAGAGGCTTCAGCAGGCGCTCGCCGAAGCCCCGGCGATCCAGAACTACATGGTCTACGTGAACGTCTACGGCCTCGGCTGGAAAGTCACCGAGGACGGGGCGGTGACTCTGCCCGGCTACTCGGGCACAGTGGATCTGCACTACGCCAAGCCTGTGCAGTAG
- a CDS encoding rhomboid family intramembrane serine protease, which yields MDQAPGSRQDDAQSGLPVCYRHPDRETGIRCTRCERPICPECMVSASVGFQCPTCVREGSGTGHAPSASRPRTLAGGVVAADAHLVTKILIGLNLAMFLVQQAVGDSFTDRFDLIGRAIMPTLGYGEIQGVAEGQWYRLLTSMFLHSSYIHILSNMLSLWWIGGPLEAALGRARYLALYLVSGLAGSALTYLIAEPNQASLGASGAVFGLFGALVVLVRRQRYDMRPVIALLVINLVITFGWSGISWQAHIGGLVAGVVIGAGMVHAPRERRALVQFGTCGLVLAVVVVMTLLRTVQLT from the coding sequence ATGGACCAGGCGCCTGGCAGCCGGCAGGACGACGCGCAGAGCGGCCTGCCCGTCTGCTACCGGCACCCGGATCGGGAGACCGGCATTCGCTGCACCCGGTGCGAGCGCCCGATCTGCCCCGAGTGCATGGTCAGCGCCTCCGTCGGTTTCCAGTGCCCCACCTGCGTCCGCGAGGGCTCCGGTACGGGGCACGCGCCCAGTGCATCGCGACCTCGCACGCTCGCGGGAGGCGTGGTCGCCGCCGATGCGCACTTGGTCACGAAGATCCTCATCGGTCTCAACCTCGCGATGTTCCTGGTCCAGCAGGCTGTCGGCGACAGCTTCACCGACCGGTTCGACCTGATCGGTCGCGCGATCATGCCGACCCTCGGGTACGGCGAGATTCAGGGTGTGGCCGAAGGGCAGTGGTACCGGCTCCTGACCTCGATGTTCCTGCACAGCAGCTATATCCACATCCTGTCCAACATGCTCAGCCTCTGGTGGATCGGCGGCCCCCTCGAAGCGGCCCTCGGCAGGGCCCGCTACCTCGCGCTGTATCTGGTCTCCGGTCTCGCCGGCAGTGCGCTGACCTATCTGATCGCCGAGCCCAACCAGGCCTCGCTCGGCGCATCCGGGGCCGTCTTCGGTCTGTTCGGCGCGCTTGTCGTGCTGGTGCGGCGCCAGCGCTACGACATGCGGCCGGTCATCGCCCTGCTGGTGATCAACTTGGTCATCACCTTCGGATGGAGCGGTATCTCCTGGCAGGCCCACATCGGCGGTCTGGTCGCCGGTGTCGTCATCGGGGCCGGCATGGTCCACGCCCCCCGCGAGCGCCGGGCCCTCGTCCAGTTCGGGACCTGCGGGTTGGTGCTGGCGGTCGTCGTGGTGATGACGCTCCTGAGGACCGTTCAGCTCACCTGA
- a CDS encoding class E sortase, with the protein MNVAATTGDTEHEEHARVDASDPEPRRRGGGRIASAVSVFGELLITAGLVLGLFVVYSLWWTNVVADRHADRQGDKVRDTWAQQDGGPGALDTKDGIGFLHVPAMKNGEVLVEKGTSSKILNDGVAGYYTDPFKAVLPTSGKQGNFTLAAHRDGHGAKFHNIDKLEKGDPIVFETKDDWYVYKVYAVLPETSKYNVEVLGGIPEESGRKKAGRYITLTTCTPVYTSRYRYVVWGELERVEKVDADRTPPKELS; encoded by the coding sequence ATGAACGTGGCAGCGACCACCGGCGACACCGAGCACGAAGAGCACGCGCGCGTGGACGCGTCCGATCCCGAGCCGCGGCGCCGCGGGGGCGGCCGGATCGCGTCGGCCGTCAGCGTCTTCGGCGAACTCCTCATCACGGCCGGCCTGGTGCTCGGACTCTTCGTCGTCTACTCCCTGTGGTGGACGAACGTCGTGGCCGACCGGCACGCGGACCGGCAGGGTGACAAGGTGCGCGACACCTGGGCCCAGCAGGACGGCGGTCCCGGCGCGCTGGACACCAAGGACGGCATCGGCTTCCTGCACGTGCCCGCGATGAAGAACGGCGAGGTGCTGGTCGAGAAGGGCACCTCGTCGAAGATCCTCAACGACGGCGTCGCCGGCTACTACACCGACCCCTTCAAGGCCGTTCTCCCGACGAGCGGCAAGCAGGGCAACTTCACGCTGGCCGCCCACCGCGACGGCCACGGCGCGAAGTTCCACAACATCGACAAGCTGGAGAAGGGCGACCCGATCGTCTTCGAGACGAAGGACGACTGGTACGTCTACAAGGTGTACGCCGTCCTGCCGGAGACCTCGAAGTACAACGTCGAGGTGCTCGGCGGGATCCCCGAGGAGTCCGGCAGGAAGAAGGCCGGCCGCTACATCACCCTGACGACCTGCACGCCGGTGTACACGAGCCGGTACCGGTACGTGGTGTGGGGGGAGTTGGAGCGTGTGGAGAAGGTCGACGCGGACCGGACGCCGCCGAAGGAACTGAGCTAG